The genomic DNA TCATCGAGTCCCTTCCAGAAATCCACTGAGGAGTTTACATGAGCACGCTCACCCTGAACCCGATCACCGGCAACCTCGACACCGGCACCGATGGTCCCCGCTCCGGGCTGATGACGATCACCCCCGCTCAGGCTCGAGACATCCTCGCCGAACGGAACACCCGCAACAGGACGATCTCCCCCATCCATGTCGCCAAGCTCGCCCGCGACATGGCTGGCGGGAACTTCCTGAACAACGGCGACTCGATCCGGTTCGCCACAGACGGGACCCTCCTCGACGGCCAGCACCGGCTCGCCGCGTGTGTGAAGTCAGGGGCGACGATCCGCGTGTTCGTCGTGTGGAACCTGCCGGCCGAAGCGCAGGCCACGATGGACGACGGCCGTAAGCGCGCCATGTCCGACGTGCTGCAGCTCAGCGGCCAGTCGACCCACGCGAAGACGACGGCGAGCATTCTGCGCCGCACGATCATGCTGGAGCGCGGTTCACTCACGAACACGTCTCTCTCCCCCACCAAGCAGGAGATGCAGGCGTACCTCGACCAGCACCCAGAGGTCGTTGACGCCGCTGTGGTCGCCGACCACACGCGCGGCGCGAAGGGAATCCGTTGCGCTGCAAGCACTCTCGGACTCGCCTACTACCTCTTCGCTGCGAAGTCGCGGCCGATGGCTGACGAGTTCTTCGGGGCACTGCGCACCGGCGCCGGCCTCGAGGAGGGTAGCCCGATCCTCGTTCTGCGGAACCGGCTCTCGGTCGATGGGAGCACGCGCCTCGCGACGGAGTCGCCCGAGGTGCTGGCGTGGTTCATCAAGGCGTGGAACGCCTGGCGTCAGGGCAAGTCGATGAAGATCCTGCGCCACAAGGCTGGCGACTCCTGGCCCGAGGTCCGCTGATGGCCGACCTCCGAGCGCCGTCGCACATGGTCGTGATCGCCGGCCCGGTCGACTCGACGTACTGCACCGACGACCCCAGCTTCATCCACCTCACGCCGGCAGGCACCGGGCCCGGACGGGAGAACGCGTGGCAGATCAGCGTGGACCGCCGCGACGCGATGTCGCTGCTGCGGGCGCTGGTCGAGGCGATGGACATGGAGGACTTCCACCCCGGTTCGAGTCCGGGGGCGGCACTCAGCACCACCAGCAGCTTGAAACGTGAATAGCAGGACGCGCCGAGGATACGGGCCCCTACTGGTACGGGGCGCACACGCCGTGAGGGAGCGAGCGAACCGGACTGCCGTGACGGCACACCGGACCAGCGCAAGGCCCCGGCAGACAACGTAAGCGCGTCCCTGTCCTAGTGAAGTACCCCAAGGGCAACGAATCCTGTTGTCCTGCAAGCGATCCCGCGGTCAGCGCGCGGCCCGTGCACAGTCGGGCGATCGCACCGCGACCACCGTGCCCGTTCCCCCCTGTCCGGGCTGGCAGGTCGCTCCGCCCGGCCGCTCCCCTGACCTCCCCCCTGATGGGTCGAGCGGCCGGGCACCTCACACCCACCCCGACGACGGGAGGCACCACCGATGAAGCGATGGGCGAAGTGGGCCGTGACCGAGCTCGAAGCGCTCGGGTACGCCTACGACCACGAGAACGCCTCTGGCGTCATGACGTTCACGCACCCGAGCGGTGCCGCACCGATCGGGCTGTCGCAGACGGCTGACGAGCGGGTCGCCCGTGACGTGGCCAGGATGGCGCGGCGTGCGACCGGGCAGCACTACGGCCGCGGGAAGCGTGACCCTGCGAAGGCCCGTGATCGGAAGGCCGCAGCACGTGACCGGCAGCGCGCGGAGTACGCGAAGCGGCAGCGTGACCGCCTGATCGCGGTGAAGGAGGCCGGCCTCAACGGGCACGGCCGGGCCCTCACCGCTGGGCAGATGAAGGACATCGAGTGCCTGATACGTGCGCAGGACAAGGCGATTCACGACCTGCGGGTGCTGATGGCGGCACCGAAGGGCGGCCCTCAGCGGGCACGGCACGAGGCGGGTCAGCGATGAGCACCGGCCAGGAGCTGCGTGATGAGGGCACGGCCGCGGTGATCGCGGCTGATGTCGCACCGCACCGCGGGTACGGCGACCACGTCCGCGCCGCGCTCGACGCCCTCGCGAACGGAGGTATGACCTTCACCGCCGAGGACGTCCGTGAGCTCGCCGACAAGTTGGCGCCCGCCGACGTCGAGCCGCACAGCCCGAACCTCATCCCCGCCGTGATGGGTGGGTGGGCGTCCGCCGGCCGTATCCACGCGGTGCGGATGACGAAGACCACGAGGGCGTCGCGCCGGTACAGCCGGAACCTCGTCTGGCTCGGCGGGCCCGAGCCGGAGTGACCACCTGTCTCCGCTGGTGGGCCCGATGCCCATGGACTCCGCGAGGTCTCAGCGGGGGCAGGTGCCAACAGACCGGGTCGGGCGGCGTTCTGTGGCGGTCCGTCGCCCGCCCCGCACCACATCCGAACAGCAGTCAGCCCCGGCGCTCCACCTACCACAGCGCGCGCCGGGGCCAACCAACGAAGGGATCTTCCCATGAACGACCTCGTCTACCTGTTCGTCGCGCTCCTCGCCGGCGCCTACCTCGCGTACGTGCTCCGCAAGGACTGGAAGCGCGCCGGCCGCCAGATCGACCAGGTGCGGGCCGAGTTCGCGCAGTCGGCGTACCAGCGTCGCCCGGCCGAGCACGAGGACCACGTCCCGTGAACGCCGACGCCGCCGTCGGCCTCGCATGGCTGGCGCTCTCCCTCATCTTCACCGCCGCGGTGATCTACCGCGCGACCCGGAAGGACCACCGATGAACACCACCACCGAAGAGACCAAGAAGATCGCGGACCTGCTCCGCGCCAACGCCGACATCTTCGACCAGATCGGCCACCCCGCGTGCGCGGACATCAACCGCACCGAGGCCGACAAGCTCGACCCGCCCGCGGAGACGACCCTGGTGGACGCCATCCGCGCGCTGCGGGACCGCAGCGGGAGGGAGACCGCCCGCTGCTACCTGCTCGGGACGATCGTGGGCCGACTGTCCATCCCTCGCCCGTTGGACGAGACCGAGCGCGACCGCTTCATCGAGGCCATCGGCGTCACCTTCGAGCCCGAGCAGGTCGACGCCGAGGGCGGTGAGACCCGATCACTGGAAGCCGTGAACGCCTTCTGGGCGGAGAGGACCACCGCATGAGCACCGACCAGGACAAGAAGACCGCCGAGGGCACCCCGTGAGCATCACCATCGACGTCCACGGCGACCACGCGTGGTTCACCACCACCGACGGCCCGCTCACCCGGACCACCCTCGACGACGCACAAGACGCGCTCGCTCGCCTCTACAAGGCGCAGAACACCCGCGACGTCGAAACCGTCGACCTCGCAGGGCAACCCGTCGCCGAGCAAGACCTACGCGAGCTCATCACCGGCATGGAACGCGACATCTGCCACCGCTGCGACCGCTACCCCTGCCCATCGCACGCCGCGCACCTCGACCAGGAAAGGACTGACCCGCTATGACCGTCAAGACGATCAAGGTCCAGATTGCCGTCACACCCGAGGCACTGCGCGGCGCGTCCCAAGCCCTCACGCCAGAGGTGCACGGTGCCGCGATCACCGTCCTCGAAAAGGTCGCCGACCTGATCGAAGAAGACAGCACCCGCACGAAGCTGCTCGCCTCGATGCTCGGCGGCGAGCCTCGGTGAGCGACGTCGCAGCCGCACCACCCGCCGATTCCACCCGGCACCCGAGCCGTGGGACGCCTGACCGGACAGCACAGGTCAGGCAGGCGTCCCACCACCAACAGAGCAGCACCCCGGCCCGCACCTACCACAGCACGACCGGGGCACCACCACCAGAAACGAGGATCCCATGAACGACCACGACATGCACCACACGATCACCGCGCACGTGCTCAACGAGACCGCGCTGCACCGGCAGTCGCTCGCCGAGCTGCACCGCGACAAGGGCATCGCGAAGGCGCTGCGCATCCTCAACGGCCGGGGCAGCGACGCCCGCCGCAACCGCCGCGCGCTCGCCGTGCTCCGCAAGGCAGACCGGGCCGCGCTCGCGTACGACCCGATGCCGGCCGACCTGCCCGACCGCGTGCTCGCCACGCTGCGCGCCGAGGTCGCCGCCTGATGCCCGCCACCGACCACGACCAGGACAAGAAGACCGCCGACGCGCTGCGCGTCGCCTCCGACTACTACGCCGGCCCCGACCCCGTGCTCGCGGCCGGGCTGCGCGAGGACGCCGACAAGCTCGACCCGGCGACCGCCGAGCACCCGAACGGCACGCTCGCCGTAGTCACGTACCGAATCAGCGCGACGCGGGTCGAGCACGTGACGTACGCGACCCGGCTGCACGGCGCATGGTTCCACGCAAGCGGGTTCCTCGTGTGTAGCGAGCCTGCCGTCGTTCGCGTCGAAGTCATCCCGACCGTGCCCGAGGGACACCGCGCCGTACGCAACGTCGGCACCGGGTGCCCGCGCTCGTACTCCGCCACGCTGCGCGCGAACAGCTTTGACTACGCGGCCGACGTGCTCGACGCCTACCTCGACGCCGAGGCCGAGGGGCGTGCATGAGCTACGACGACACGTGCCGCCGGTGCGGTGCGACGTTCCCCGGCAAGCCGTGCGAGGCGTGCGGCTCGACGACTCGGCTGCACGTTCACCACAAGGACCGGAACTGGCGGAACGACGAACCGGCGAACCTGATGACGCTGTGCGCGTCGTGCCACCTGAGGCTGCACTGGCGGGAGGACAGGGAGCAGCGGATGGCCTCGAATACGTGGGTCAAGGCTGCACGTGCAAACACCGCCTGAGCGCGAGGTTTTCAGAGTTCTTGATGGGACTGCCCGACGGGCACATCACCGACCCCGCGATCTGGCACGGAATGAAGCCCTCGACCGCACGCAACGCACAAATCAAGGCAGCCGGCAACGGCGTCGTCCCACAGCAGGCGTACGCCGCGTGCCTCGCGTTCGCCGGGGACTTCGCCACCGAGTACGCCGCCTAAACCCCGCACCTACCCACGCAAGGACACCCTCTGATGCTCCCCGGATCCGACATCGGCACGTACATGCGCGCCGGCCTCTCGTACAAGCCTCTCCCCGACACCGCCGGGCACCTCGTGCACGGCGCCCGCGTCACGGTCGCCGAGCACGCGACGAGCACGGACGACGCCCGCCGGCTGCTCACCATGCTCGGGCTCATCGACGCACCCGAACGGCAACCCGCACCCGTCGACGTCGCGTACGTCGCCGCACCCGTGCAGCTCGACGACGAGCACCCCGACGTGCTCGCCGCGACCCGGCTGTCGCCGTTGCGCCGGCAGGTCGCCGCGCTCGACGCGCTCGGCATGTCGACCGCGAACAGTGCGCGCATCCTCGGCGTGCACCCCCGGTCGGTATCCCGCTCGCGCGCCGAGAACCGCCACAACGGGCGGGTCGCAGCATGAACGGGTACGACACCGACCCGCTCGTGCAGAACGACGAAGCCACCTACCACGCCGACCGCAGCAGCCTGTCGCAGTCCGGCGCGAAGCTGCTGCTCGACTGCCCGGCCCGGTTCCGGTACGACATGGCGCACCCCGTCACCAAAGCGGCGTACGACATCGGCCACGCCGTGCACGAGATGATCCTCGGCACCGGGCAAGGCGTGCACGTCGTCGACGCGGCCGACTGGCGCACCAACGCCGCGAAAGACGCAGCGAAGGCCGCACGCGAGGCCGGCCGGGTTCCTTTGCTGCGCAAGGACTTTCGCGAGGCCCGCCGCATGGCCTCCGCCGTGCGCAACCACGACATCGCCGGTCCGCTGCTCGCCCGCGAAGGCGTGTCCGAGCGGTCGATGTACGCCGAAGACCCGCAGACCGGCGTGATCTTGCGCGGCCGGTTCGACCGGCTCACCACGCACCCCGCCGACGGGCGCCCCGTGTTCGTCGACGTGAAGACCACGCCGAAGGGAGGCAGCAACCCCGCGACGTTCGCGCGCAAGGTCGAAGAGTTCGGCTACTACGTGCAGGCCCCGTGGTACGTCGACCTCGCGAACGCCGCCGGCGTGATCGACGACCCCGACGCGCTGTTCGTGTTCGTCACCGTCGAGAAGGAACCGCCGTACCTCGTCGGCGTGCACACCCTCGCCGAGTCATGGATCGACGCCGGCCGCGAACGCGCCCGCCACGCGATCGACCTGTACGCCGACTGCCTCGCCCGCGATCACTGGCCCGCGTACGCCGACCGCATCACCGAGCTGCACCGGCCCGGATGGGCCGCATGACCACCACCGACCAGAACGACCCGAAGGGACGCACCATGACCAACACCGAGCTTGAGCAGCACCGCGCCGGCACCGACCTCACGATCGCAGAGGGACAGCACGCATTCACCGACCAGCAGCGCGCCGCGCTCGCGCACATCGGAGTCGCCGACGCGCCCGAGGGCGACCTCGGTCTGTTCTTCCACGTCGCGAAGCGATCCGGTCTCGACCCGTTCGCCCGACAGATCTACATGATCGGCCGGCAGGAGTCGCAGCCGAACCCGAACGGCGACGGGTGGGTCAAGGTCACGAAGTGGACGATCCAAACCGGCATCGACGGGTTCCGACTCATCGGCCGCCGCGCCGCCGCTCGAGCACGACAGACCGTGTCCGTCGAAGCGGTCGAGTGGGCCGGCGAGCAGCGCGGGTGGTCGCCCGTGTGGTCGAAGTCGTGGGGCAACCCCGTAGCGGCCCGCGTCACGATCCGCCGTGACGGCGACCCGTTCACCGCGACCGCACTGTTCGACGAGTACGCGCAGACGAAGCGCAACGGCGAGCTGACCCGCATGTGGGCGCAGCGGCCCGGCGGGCAGATCGCGAAGTGCGCCGAGGCTCTCGCGTGGCGTATGGCGTTCCCGCAGGATCTGTCGGGTATCTACACCGACGACGAGATGCAGCAGGCCGACCGGCCCGCCGAGGCCGCCGCGACGGCGCCCGCGCGTGACCGACTCGCCACCCTCGCCGTACCGGCCGCCGAGCCCGACGTCGTCGACGCCGAGGTCGAGCCCGACGAGCCCAGCCTCGCCGAGCTGTTCGACCGCGTCGGCCTGCCCGACAATGCCGCACGCCTCGCGTTCTGCCGCGAGCTCACCGACCGGCCCGACATCGCGACCGCGGCCGACCTCACCAACGACGAGATGCGCGCCGTCCGGGCCGCGCTCATCGAGCAGCACGACGAGCAGAACAAGGCGGCCGAGTGATGTCCGCGATCGTCCGCGGCAACGCCCACGCACTCCCCATCGCAGACGGCGCGGTCGACCTGATCGTCACGTCGCCGCCGTACTTCGGTCTCCGCTCGTACCAGGACGGCGGCGAGCACTACGACGGGCAGCTCGGCGACGAGGCGACCCCGACCGAGTTCGTCGACGCGCTCATCGAGTGCACCCGCGAGATGGTCCGCGTGCTCAAGCCGTCCGGTTCCCTCTGGGTCAACCTCGGCGACAAGTACAGCGGCGCACAGCAGCAGAACAGCAGCCGACAGTCGACGATGTCCTCGTCGGACTACTGGCGACGCAGCAACCCGAAAGCGATCGGCATCCCGAATAAGTCCCTCATGGGCATCCCGTGGCGGTATGCCCTGCGGTGCATCGACGACCTCGGGCTGATCTTGCGCGCTGAGGTGATCTGGTCGAAGCCGAACGGGCTCCCCGAGTCCGTCACCGACCGCGTACGCCGCTCGCACGAGCAGTGGTTCCACTTCACAGTTGAGCCGCGCTACTACGCCGACGTCGACCCGATTCGCGAGCCGCATAAGTCGGCCCGGACGCAGCCGCGCGACGGCGGGGCCCCGTCCCCGTGGGGTCGCGCCGGGAAGTTCGGCGACGTCACAGGCGAGCGGCACAACACCGGCAACGCGGCCGGCTCGCTACCGGGCTCGGTCTGGTCCATCGCCACCGAGCCGTTGCACGTACCCGACCACCTCGGCGTCGACCACTTCGCGGCGTTCCCGACCGAGTGGCCGCGGCGCATCATCCGCGCCTGGTCGCCCGCCGGCGGCGTCGTGCTTGACCCGTTCGGCGGCACCGGCACGACCGCGCTCGTCGCAGACGCGCTCGGCCGACACGGCA from Luteipulveratus halotolerans includes the following:
- a CDS encoding HNH endonuclease, which codes for MSYDDTCRRCGATFPGKPCEACGSTTRLHVHHKDRNWRNDEPANLMTLCASCHLRLHWREDREQRMASNTWVKAARANTA
- a CDS encoding PD-(D/E)XK nuclease-like domain-containing protein codes for the protein MNGYDTDPLVQNDEATYHADRSSLSQSGAKLLLDCPARFRYDMAHPVTKAAYDIGHAVHEMILGTGQGVHVVDAADWRTNAAKDAAKAAREAGRVPLLRKDFREARRMASAVRNHDIAGPLLAREGVSERSMYAEDPQTGVILRGRFDRLTTHPADGRPVFVDVKTTPKGGSNPATFARKVEEFGYYVQAPWYVDLANAAGVIDDPDALFVFVTVEKEPPYLVGVHTLAESWIDAGRERARHAIDLYADCLARDHWPAYADRITELHRPGWAA
- a CDS encoding recombinase RecT — protein: MTTTDQNDPKGRTMTNTELEQHRAGTDLTIAEGQHAFTDQQRAALAHIGVADAPEGDLGLFFHVAKRSGLDPFARQIYMIGRQESQPNPNGDGWVKVTKWTIQTGIDGFRLIGRRAAARARQTVSVEAVEWAGEQRGWSPVWSKSWGNPVAARVTIRRDGDPFTATALFDEYAQTKRNGELTRMWAQRPGGQIAKCAEALAWRMAFPQDLSGIYTDDEMQQADRPAEAAATAPARDRLATLAVPAAEPDVVDAEVEPDEPSLAELFDRVGLPDNAARLAFCRELTDRPDIATAADLTNDEMRAVRAALIEQHDEQNKAAE
- a CDS encoding DNA-methyltransferase, which produces MSAIVRGNAHALPIADGAVDLIVTSPPYFGLRSYQDGGEHYDGQLGDEATPTEFVDALIECTREMVRVLKPSGSLWVNLGDKYSGAQQQNSSRQSTMSSSDYWRRSNPKAIGIPNKSLMGIPWRYALRCIDDLGLILRAEVIWSKPNGLPESVTDRVRRSHEQWFHFTVEPRYYADVDPIREPHKSARTQPRDGGAPSPWGRAGKFGDVTGERHNTGNAAGSLPGSVWSIATEPLHVPDHLGVDHFAAFPTEWPRRIIRAWSPAGGVVLDPFGGTGTTALVADALGRHGISVDMSADYCRLATWRTTDPKQRAKAAGHKPPAEQIEGQRAMFDLDIEVAS